TCATGATTTTTAACAGGTCCTTTGACTCTTACCATCTAACTCCAGCTTCAGTAAACACACCTGGCTGATTGCTTAACTTTTGACCTTTGATCCATGCAGGTGAGAAGAAGAGGTCGTTGGGACGGGATTATCACCCGTTGTGCTTGAAGTGTCACAAGTGTAAAAGACAGCTAACGGCTGGCCAGCATGCAGAGGTATATAAGTGATTACTTTGTCATATATGCCATATATGTTGCCttttaatgtcactgtttttaCATGTGTATGCAGCACGATGAGAAGCCATACTGCACTAACTGCTACATGAGAGATTTTGGACCCAGAGGTGAGAGCAAATGACtgcatttattcaattaaataacttttttttttttgatttttctattaataatacaatatcatctatgttttttcttttgtgcagGTAGCCGAAAACCTGCTGGTCGGGCCTTTAACACAGCAGCTTCTTAAGAGGGGTCTTGCAGTCTTGAGAAACACACAGCATCTGGATctgcaaacaacaacaaacctaCAGTATCTGCTTTACACTGCCACACACAGCAAAACCACGGTTAAATACTGCCAAGTTGATCTCTCCTTACCACAGAATAAAACACAACTCCACCCTTATGATTCCATTCAGCATAAACTCATAAAAATGGCCAGAACCTGCCAAATCAACAGCCGTCCACGTTGGCATTCTCTCAGGGAAATGAGCTACTTCATGTGTTGAAATCTTTAGCCTTGATGTCACAGTTAATGCATCtaaatattgtacattattttttaattgagttGTATCTTATTCTTTAGAATGGGAGATGAGAAAATATCTAACTATATAGTGAATCGCAGGTTGGTGTGGGAAGGCAGCTATGTACAAGCATGTGTGTTTTTGGTTTCAAGACTCTGTATAccattaattaattgattaacttgaaacacaatttaatttttttttctgctctattattgtttgttcttttcTGGGATTTTGTGGATCAGAGActataaaaaaagaattttttCACGAGGCAGCAAATGTATCTACAAAGCAAAAAAGACAATAATTAATCATTGTGTCTTTTTAATTAGAAGCAGAAGCTTGTGTCCCAAACCTCATGGCGCATAAGTGACAGCtttatcatttttgttaattcaGGAAGAATACATAtttgattttatgattttatcaGTTTTTTTCTCATTAGTTCATTGAAAAGAAGTGTCACTCAGAGAGCTGCCAGTTAGCGTATTGTCAACTCATTGAATCAGAAGAATAATTTCATGTCTCTTATCCTCAAATccataaaataaactgtaaaaataataatgtaataattattatgaattttatgtaacactttttttttctgttgaaaaTTGCATTTGAATAATTGAAGATTTATACCTCAAAATGTAACTGCCTACAATTATTGTTTTCATCCTATTAatatcttgtgtgtgtgtgtgtgtgtgtatttacactagtttttgaacagtatagatttttaatgttttttaaagacgtctcttctgctcaccaagcctgtatttatttgatccaaagtacagcaaaaacagtaaaattttgaaatattttttactatataaaatagctggtttctatttgaatatattttaaaatgtaatttattcctgtgatttcaaagctgaatttttagcatcattactccagtcatgctccttcagaaatcattctaatattctgatttgctgctcaaaaaaaacatttattattattaatattatgttgaaaacagctgagtagactttttttcaggttttcttgatgaatagaaagttcagaagaacagcatttatttgaaatagaaatcttttgtaacattataaatggcttttgatcaatttaaagcataaaagttttaaaagctctttcccaaaaaataaaaatgatactgactccaagcttttgaatggtgtagtgtaatgttacaaatgctttttatttcagataaatgctgatctttggatctttctattcatcaaagaatcctgaaaaatgtactcaactgttttaaatattgataatcagcaaatcagcatattagaatgatttctgaaggattatgtgacactgaagactggaggaatgatgctttgatcacaggaataaattacattttatttgaaatagtaaaaatatttcacaatattactgcttttgctgcaggcttggtgagcagaagagaattctttaaaaaaacttaaaaaatcttactgttcaaacaCTTTTGACCGGtaattcatattatattataataaatcaggaatatatatatatatgtttttataactatgcaattataataataatttaaaataataatatattaattaataatactcATAATTATATGCTTATGAAGATGAGCAGCcaacaaataacaataaaaaaaatccacatgCATTCACATCAAGTATGCTTTACAGAAACACTCATCATCTGGAGCCAAAGAGAGAGAAGCCTGGCAAAAGGCTGTGTTCACAAGGCCAGGGCAGTCTGCTGgaatgtgtctgtgtgagtgtgtgtgagctgGCAGCCTTTCTGTAGCAGACCTACTGCTGGATACCTGCTGTTGATCCTGTCAAActctcacatgcacacacacacacacacacacacacacacacacacacagggcctGTTTGTACAGgcatatgtgcatgtgtgagcATGGACACGTTCAAGTGCACATATGTGATTAACTTCATGCATGAGCAAACATTTGCACTGAGGAAGAACATAAATCAGGTGAAGATCTCGGAATTAGTTCGGTTATCATTGgcgctctttttttttctttcagattaagacagagaaaaaaatgaaagaaaggtGGCATGAAGGAGGTGGAGGGATTATTCCAGGGAGCGAGTGAGGGAgggtgcatgcatgtgtgtaaagAGGGTTCCCTGCTGCAGCGTGTCTTTGAACCCACCCCCACCTTGACAGGTCACATGGTTTGTGTGATGCCAGCTGTctcatttgcatgtgttttaacTACACCGCAAATCCATCAATTGGGAGAGAAAgcgagggagaaagagagaagggGCAGAGATACAAAAAAGGGGCTTCTACACAGTAGAAGAACTGATTGATGAAGAAAGACAGCGATGCCTTCATTCCTATGGGCTTCAGAGATGTGGAGGTTGTTAGAGATGTCCACCACACCCTCTGAAGTCTCAGTTGATATGTGCATGAAGAAGAGGAGGGATCGCCCATGTTACTTGTATGCGATGGGGACAGTCACTGTCACTAATATGCATATGGCTTATTCTAGAATTGGGAGCACATTTCACATCcacaaaaaagtacaaaaacgaTATGcctttccaaaaaaaacaaataaataaaaaaatagtgctgggcaacgattagatccaaaataaagtttttgtgtatatttattatgtatatatttaagaaaaatatgttgtttataataaatacattaaatatatttatatatcatgtaaattatatgaatataaatatatacatgtaaaatattttctaaatatatactgtgtgtgtgtgtgtgtgtgtgtgtctttatatatacataataaatacacacagtacacacacatatattatataaacaaaaaaaatattttggatgcgattaatagtgattaattgttgcccagcacacacacaaaaaaataaaaataaaattgcataacATATCATACAATTACCAAAATtattaagggatagttcacccaaaaatgaaaattctgtcttaatttactcgccctcacgttgttccaaacctttattattttcatagtTGACGTCAGTTAATATCCATGACAATAGGTTgttttagataaaaaaatattgaaataagaGGAAACTTATAATAATGTGTTCAAAACGTTTAATATTCTGAAGAAAGCAGTTAATataaatatgcacacacactGCATCTCATCAGTGATATGAAATGTACCCTAAATTATAGAATGAATCATATATATGCCAATTGCATTGTGGGAGTGGGGGCAGAGTAATGCATATGCATTCACAATCTgcataaatatgattttaaattaattttattcttcACTGTGAACTGAACATACTTTGCCTCATTGCTCTTGTTAGCTATTAATAGCAATAGCATTGTGCTTAATTATTGTCTTAACTGACTTTTACTGCCTTGAattcaaaaatgtgttaataagcACCCTGAAGTACTCCATAAGACTCGGTATGTGTTTCTGTGGTGGAGGTTTCACAGTCACCCACTCATATCGGCGACGATGTGGATGTAGGAGGCTAATGTCATTGTACTAATCAAAGCCTGGGCTAATAGCTAATGCTATCAAAGAGTGATGAAGCAGTCCATTCATCTTTACAGAGACGGTAGCTCTGCAGACCACACTGCGTGAGAGAACTGTGCACTTCAAACAATGTATTGTGAAATCATCAAACACAAAGGCGTGTGGGTATTTTCAACCCTGCAATGTGAACATGTAGATGTTTTTGTTTGATATGATAATCTCATTGATATGTATGAGATACTGTGAGAAAGGGGAGTGAAGGTCTATGTGTGTGGAAGGTAACATAACAATAGGCAATGTGATATTAAAGGAAGTCTGTGACATTTTTACATTGCAGGGAATACCAGAGAACTTTTAGATACTGATGATAAAGtaagataaaaatatttttcatcaaattttgTCTGAACAAGGCCTCATATGTAAATATGaagatatacagtatgtattaaATCAGAAGTGAAGTTATCAATTACAGAAGCTAGGTTTGTGATATACATATGATTATATGAAGTGAgcattttctgaaaataaataaaaaaataaaatacagaccGTCTTCAAACCATAGGTCGGTTATACACATAGTCCCGCCCCCAATTATTAAGTTTGAATAATGCCACATAGCGAACACACAGTGTTTACACTTTTAAGGGAATTcaacatataaataaactatttataaTTGTTGATGCATATTATGCGACTGAAAAAATAAGATACTTTCAGCTTTGAGAAACAACGTATCCAGCTCATACTGTGCAGGACCTGTTCCAGACATACTATCGTCGCCCCCTGTTGAAAAATGGTGTTTACTGCCGTCTCCATGAAAACAAGGGCTATGATAAGAATACTGCACTGATAGACAAAACATAGCCAGAGAAAGTCAGTCAGGAGTCAGCTATATAATggacaaatgtaaaattaaatgctGAATTGTGTGTGATGAGTTGTGATGATCAGAATAAGCAAGCCTTCACATTTCATTTAGTaagttttaattatattttatgatattttttacaTAGTCACAATGTTTcttcttaatttaaaaaacacacaaacccatacaaagtctttacttagatacagtgaggaaaataagtatttgaacaccctgctattttgcaagttctcccacttagaaatcatggaggggtctgaaattgtcatcgtaggtgcatgtccactgtgagagacataatctaaaaaaaatccagaaatcacaatgtatgatttttaactatttatttgtatgatacggctgcaaataagtatttgaacacctgtctatcagctagaattctgaccctcaaagacctgttagtctgcctttaaaatgtccacctccactccatttattatcctaaattagatgcacctgtttgaggtcgttagctaaataaagacacctgtccaccccataaaatcagtaagaatccaactactaacatggccaagaccaaagagctgtccaaagacactagagacaaaattgtacacctccacaaggctggaaagggctacgggaaattgccaagcagcttggtgaaaaaggtccactgttggagcaatcattagaaaatggaagaagctaaacatgactgtcaatctccctcggactggggctccatgcaagatctcacctcgtggggtctcaatgatcctaagaaaggtgagaaatcagcccagaactacacgggaggagctggtcaatgacctgaaaagagctgggaccaccgcttccaaggttactgttggtaatacactaagacgtcatggtttgaaatcatgcatggcacggaaggttcccctgcttaaaccagcacatgtccaggcccgacttaagtttgccaatgaccatttggatgatccagaggagtcatgggagaaagtcatgtggtcagatgagaccaaaatagaacttttggtcataattccactaaacgtgtttggaggaagaagaatgatgagtaccatcccaagaacaccatccctactgtgaagcatggggtggtagcatcatgctttggggtgtttttctgcacatgggacagggcgactgcactgtattaaggagaggatgaccggggccatgtattgcaagattttggggaacaacctccttccctcagttagagcattgaagatgggtcgaggctgggtcttccaacatgacaatgaccaagcacacagccaggataaccaaggagtggctctgtaagaagcatatcaaggttctggcatggccgagccagtctccagacctaaacccaatagagaatctttggagggagctcaaactccgtgtttctcagcgacaggccagaaacctgactgatctagagaagatctgtgtggaggagtgggccaaaatccctcctgcagtgtgtgcaaacctggtgaaaaactacaggaaacgtttgacctctgtaattgcaaacaaaggctactgtaccaaatattaacattgattttctcaggtgttcaaatacttatttgcagctgtatcatacaaataaatagttaaaaaatcatacattgtgattttttttttttttagattctgtctctcacagtggacatgcacctacgatgacaatttcagacccctccatgatttctaagtgggagaacttgcaaaatagcagggtgttcaaatacttattttcctcactgtatattcaAATACAGAACACAATAAAATGGCACATTTAAACAACACTTTACATTACACACAACAGCTTTTTTAAAGCAGTTCAATTTACAGAAAGGCTTACGATGATAAGACATAAGGCAAAACAAACTGAGGTCAGGAGATGCAtggggaaaaactgtaaaatgcaacaaaaaggTGTAATTGTAAACATCATAAGCAAGTAAAATAATGGTGTCTTGTAAATAGTCTGACACATGAACAATAATGTTTAAACCAGCAAGTTAAtctaaatacactgtaaaaagtgaaagttgacttaacttaaaaaaattgaggaaagcCGTTGCCTTAACATTaagtacataattaaaaaaaaatttaagtgaacttgacaattcaattaacttttttttttttagttatttactttcactttttacagtgtattaactTGACTTAGAGATAGTTTAAATAATGTTTgctgtatttaatttttgacaaaaatcatttttataaagaTTTCATCTAACATTTCATCTGTTTTAAACAGAGCTTAAAAAGGTTcaagttcatttttattattttttaatatatcagTTATTAACTTAAGTTTAATAGTCTAAGTTTGCATGTGCTCAAGTAGTGTTTATTCAAGTTTATACCTGAATGGCAGAACAAGATGATGTGAAATATTCATTCATGCTGATGTTTAGTTTGTGATGTCAAACTGTGATATTTAGACTTTTCACAAAGTTCAACTTGATGATTAGTATGCAGTAAAacttgtgcatttttttttctttcaaatgcatatgcactaccattcaaaagtctggggtcagtaagattttctttttgaaagaaattcatattttttacaaaagtgaccataaaggcatttataacatTACAAAGAATTTTTATAGCAAGtaagtgctgttcttttaagCTTTCTTTATTAGGGGTTTCACAAAATATGTACTATTatgtagcacaactgttttcaacagttAAGTTTTCGACTAGAAAGGTTTCTGAattatcatgtgacactgaagactggattaatgcCTGCtgaaaactatattaaaaaaatatattaatataaaaaaatatattaaaatagaaaacagttcttttaaatgatGGTATTTACTGTGTTTTcaaagcaaataaatgcagtcttgcaCTTTAAATCTTTCAGACTCcagaatggtagtgtaaatggAAATAAATAGAGCACAAATTATATTTACAGACACAACCATTATCATCCAAAGTGCACCTTGGCACATTGCCATTGTCAACTGAGGTCTGTGGTCTCACCTTCTTAAAATCCCAATATATTTGGAAGTGATTCAAAGAAGCTTTCAGTGCATGAGAAACACGAACCAAACACGACCAAATCATTGCTTATGTCATTGAAATAATCTGTTATAGCTTTAGTGGGCGCTAAAAGCATGAAGAATTCTGGCTCAGATGGGATGATTCTGTTACCACATGAAAGCTAGAGAAACCACACTGACTCTCGTGTTTATTGGTTTCCAGATGACTAATCAATGCTTGGACTGGACCCGAAGTCATCATTTGGTTACTGGAGTCTACATCTTTTGGCGACGCCAAAACTAACTCAGCAGAACTATATATAAAGTTGGTGGCAAAAAACGGAGGCAGTGTAAACTGTAGTCCTGACCATTCCCGCCCTTGCAATGACATACTTAGTGATTTGAATACTCTGTGGTTAAGAGACCACAGAAGTCAGTATAGAAAAGAGAATACTGGGAACGTATCAGAGGACACCCTGAGTGAGTTGAAGTCAAAGATGTCTCTCAACACTCGCTTCTTCTCATGTGTGAGCCAATTCaatctttaatcaaaacataaaactggATGACATATGTTTTATTCAGTCAGATGATgaattaaagagatagttcggctaaaaaaaagaaaattccttccaaacctgtttgacttactttcttctatGGGACAAACTGTAaaaggtaattaaaaaaaaaaaaaaaaaaaaaaaaaatacatcccAGCCACTGTTTtcaatatacactgaacaaaattataaacgcaacacttgttttttgtccccatttttcatgagctgaactcaaagatctaagactttttctatgtacacaaaaggcctatttcgctcaaatattgttcacaaatctgtctaaatctgtgttagtgagcacttctttgccgagatactccatccacctcacaggtgtggcatatcaagatgctgattagacagcataattattgcacaggtgtgccttaggctggccacaataaaaggccactctaaaatgtgcagttttaccgaaaaccagtcagtatctggtgtgaccaccatttgcctcacgcagtgcaacacgtctccttcgcatagagttgaacaggttgttgattgtggcctgtggaatgttggtccactcctcttcaatggccgtgcgaagttgctggatattggcaggaaccggaacacgctgtcgtatacgccgatccagagcatcccaaacatgctcaatgggtgacatgtttGGTGAGTAtactggccatgcaagaactggggtgttttttttagcttccaggaattgtgtacagatccttgcaacatgggacCATGCATTAtaatgctgcaacatgaggtgatggtcgtggatgaatgacacaacaatgggcctcatgATCtcatcacggtatctctgtgcagtcaaaatgccatcaataaaatgcacctctgttcgttgtccataacatacgcctgcccataccataaccccaccgccaccatggtccactcgatccacaacgctgacatcagcaaaccgccacccacacgacgccatacacactgtctgccatctgccctgtacagtgaaaaccgggattcatccgtgaagagaacacctctccaaagtgccagacgccatcgaatgtgagcatttgcccactcaagtcggttacgatgacgaactgcagtcaggtcgagaccccgatgaggatgaCGAGTATGCaaatgagcttccctgagacagtttgtgcagaaattctttggttatgcaaaacgattgttgcagcagctgtccgggtggctggtctcagacgatcttggaggtgaagatgctggatgtggaggtcctgggctggtgtggttacacgtggtctgcagttgtgaggccggttggatgtactgccaaattctctgaaacccCTTTGGAGAcagcttatggtagagaaatgaacattcaattcacgggcaatagctctggtggacattcctgcagtcagcatgccaattgcacgctccctcagaacttgcgacatctgtggcattgtgctgtgtgataaaactgcacattttagagtggccttttattgtggccagcctaaggcacacctgtgcaataatcatgctgtctaatcagcatcttgatatgccacacctgtgaggtggatggagtatctcggcaaaggagaagtgctcactaacacagatttagacagatttgtgaacaattgagagaaataggccttttgtgtacatagaaaaagtcttagatctttgagttcagctcatgaaaaatgggggcaaaaacaaaagtgttgcgtttataattttgttcagtgtaattaaagtaaatttaaaccggggctgtcaagctccaaaatggaaatattaaatataaaagtatcataaaagtgcCCTATATCTTCTGAGGCGAAGTAATTATTCACTAAACAGCCAACATTTTATGAGCACTCATTACACATATATCTGAttcatgaattgtttttttaagtgtgaTCCAGATTGAATCAGTTGATCCAGTTGACAAAAACCTGAATGATTTGTTTATGAAGCAGATTTGGTGTCATGCAAGATCCTATTACCCCCCAAATCTGTATTTTTCTCCTTTCCTCAGCAGACAACTTTTTCATGGGTGCTTTGTTAGGTGCCTGATtagaaataatgaaaaacacTTTACACTGTATTTAATcatgaaaatgttaatttcttttaaattacatataatgccattcaaaggttttgggGTTAGTCagatttgtaaagaaatttatatttctattcagcaaggattcattTATATTGATAAAACATGACAATAAAGACttgtataaaacatttttctgtttcaaataaatgctattctatttaactttatattcatcaaagaatcctctatcacagtttccacataaatattaagcaacacaactgttttcaacattgataataatcagaaatgtttcttgagctgcaaatcagcatattaaaattatttctgaaggacactgaagacaggagtaatgatgctgaaaattcagctttgaaatcaaaggaatgaattacattttaaaattattaaaataattaaaaaaacttattttaaactgtaataatatttgattaTTACCCTTTTTACTGCATGTcattattgaattaaaaaatcTTGCCAACTCCAATCTTTTGAAAGGTTATGCAtcccattttaatggtttaaatactattttaaatacaaaatgatCTATTGCTTAAAAATTTTCAAATCAAACATTTCCCTTTCTTTGTGTTTTCAGATAGCCTTGACGATGaagaaatgaaaacagaattttcatcttttgagtcaactATCCCTTTTTAatgctgtattttatttttagcagcAGAAATAGAATGAGGAAGACTtcttttccacttttttttctctgaattgttGATGCTTTTCACTTTAATTCCGTCTCATCTCTATCAGAGCATTTTCAGTAAAAGTTCATATGTAGCATTTATGATTCCCCATGAGAAAACAGATCTCTGGAAGTTCAAATGCACACCACGAAACAAACGGCTCACCTTCCCGTTCCTCTCTCTCAAAACGTTTGCCAGTATCACCCTGCAGGACTGAAACTCCCCTCCAATCTGTACTTGTGCGTGAGACTTAACTACATTCAGAGGGTAAAACACCACCCCGAGACCCGCTCCCAGAATCCCTCCACATACAAAGTCATTAACCAAATGCCCTGCCTTTGTCTCGGCTTCGGGGAGCAGTTCCTTAATCGGTCCACGCAagccaaagaaaaaaacattgctaGGGCCATTTCTGAGTAGGATTGGAACAAGGCCACGGTAAAGCTCTCGGATGCCGTGTTGTTGAAGCAAAAAGCGAAAAATATGCGAAGTGTTCTGAAAGTTTCCATGATGACGTGGGTCCTGCAGTAGAGTTTGGACCCTCTCGAAAGGAGTTAAGACTGCTTCAGCTGTTCCCGCTAAAACTGCTGCGATGCTGTCCGTTAACAGGATGGGGGCTTGAGGAGCGTGTAGCTGCAACAATCTGGAGAAGTCCTCATAGAGGCCAAACATAATTGCTATAGTGCTGCTTTTTTGCAGCAGAGGTGGAAGGATGCCGCGGTAGAGTGTGCGCAAACCGTCCCTCTGGAGCTGGCGCACAGCTTCCCACGACTGCACTCCGAACAACTGCTGGCGGAACAGGGCCTTGTGTATGGGAAATGTCATGGCAATGTTGGCGAACGCTGCTACAGAACCACACAAGTAGTGTTTCTGACTCTGCAGCGACTCTTGGTCTTGGTCGGCGGAGGCCATGGTCCTCGTTGATAGCCAGTCAAATGTTGAAAATGAGAATCAGATATGATGTCATCTGGTGCGTGAAATATAATGTGCTTCTgatgaaagaagaaaaagaaatagtCATCAACAACTGATAAAACTACTACTAGTGTAACAACTTAAATAGTATTGCTATGAACTTAAATATAGTAATGCATATGAAACATAAATTGCATAATTGGGTGATTCAAGCCACTCctacattttatatttcattttttttaaatgaaaccatattgtgtttttatgtctGTATAGAGCACTGCAGTGATGATATATTTATTGTAGGCCATCCTGGAAGTTCGCATTACCCTGGTTCCCTCCACAAAAACCCAATAGCATTTTTGCACTGGCTTTTGGATTACTGCAGAAAATAACCAACAAAAGTTTATCATGATGAACAAAATGCATAAGAATTATAATGTTAACAAGTGAACACAACTTTTAGGAGTTTTGACACCTAAATACAATCAACAGAAGTAAAAAGCTGAACGTAGGCTATAAACGAAACCACGGTCCATGACTTCAAAGTCACCATCACTAAGCTTCTGATAACTCTTTCAttcagtctttatttaaaatgcatttcccTGAAAGTTTTAGTTGGAATAGTTTGTAAGAGTGTGATTATAAACACAAGGCAGTAAAAACAGATTAGTGAGTAGATAAGTTTTCTTGTTCAGCGTGATGATTTTTAATGTGCCCAGCAACCT
The genomic region above belongs to Onychostoma macrolepis isolate SWU-2019 chromosome 01, ASM1243209v1, whole genome shotgun sequence and contains:
- the zgc:195282 gene encoding cysteine-rich protein 2, whose protein sequence is MVSFCPICGKPVYFGEKKRSLGRDYHPLCLKCHKCKRQLTAGQHAEHDEKPYCTNCYMRDFGPRGSRKPAGRAFNTAAS
- the slc25a51a gene encoding mitochondrial nicotinamide adenine dinucleotide transporter SLC25A51 — translated: MASADQDQESLQSQKHYLCGSVAAFANIAMTFPIHKALFRQQLFGVQSWEAVRQLQRDGLRTLYRGILPPLLQKSSTIAIMFGLYEDFSRLLQLHAPQAPILLTDSIAAVLAGTAEAVLTPFERVQTLLQDPRHHGNFQNTSHIFRFLLQQHGIRELYRGLVPILLRNGPSNVFFFGLRGPIKELLPEAETKAGHLVNDFVCGGILGAGLGVVFYPLNVVKSHAQVQIGGEFQSCRVILANVLRERNGKVSRLFRGVHLNFQRSVFSWGIINATYELLLKML